One genomic window of Ruminococcus gauvreauii includes the following:
- a CDS encoding ABC transporter ATP-binding protein, protein MNQLLKIEHISKYYGEASNVTKALDDVSFTVESGEFVGIMGASGSGKTTLLQCISTLDEPSAGKIHLRDREITELTDQEISRFRSESLGFVFQEYNLLDTLTLGENIELALTIRRVPGAEIPPRVTAIAEKLGIQHELHKFPYEVSGGQKQRCACARALVNEPDLLLADEPTGALDSASSAQLLDAMETLNGRLGITILMVTHDAFTASHCGRILFLRDGQIYTEMRRGGRSRKIFFQEILDVMSMLGGDVSHVR, encoded by the coding sequence ATGAATCAATTATTGAAAATCGAGCATATCTCCAAATATTATGGTGAAGCATCCAACGTGACAAAGGCACTGGACGATGTGAGCTTTACCGTTGAGTCGGGAGAGTTCGTGGGAATCATGGGGGCAAGCGGTTCCGGAAAGACGACACTTCTTCAGTGCATCTCGACATTGGATGAACCCTCCGCCGGAAAAATCCATCTCAGGGACAGGGAGATCACAGAACTGACGGATCAGGAAATCTCTCGTTTCCGCAGTGAAAGCCTGGGATTTGTCTTCCAGGAATACAACCTGCTGGACACTCTGACTCTGGGTGAAAATATCGAACTGGCGCTCACAATCCGCCGGGTGCCGGGTGCCGAGATCCCTCCGCGTGTAACCGCGATTGCCGAAAAGCTCGGCATTCAGCATGAACTGCACAAATTTCCGTATGAAGTCTCCGGCGGACAGAAGCAGCGGTGTGCCTGCGCGAGGGCGCTTGTGAATGAACCGGACCTTCTGCTGGCAGACGAACCCACCGGTGCGCTCGACTCGGCGTCGAGTGCCCAGCTGCTGGATGCGATGGAAACTCTGAATGGCAGGCTCGGCATCACGATCCTGATGGTCACACACGATGCTTTTACAGCCAGCCACTGCGGGCGCATTTTATTTCTGCGCGACGGGCAGATCTATACCGAGATGCGAAGGGGCGGCAGAAGCAGAAAAATATTCTTTCAGGAAATCCTTGACGTAATGTCTATGTTAGGCGGTGATGTTTCTCATGTACGTTAA
- a CDS encoding response regulator transcription factor, which translates to MTKILLIEDDKALRRELTYDLQHHGYEVTLVDDFDQTEQILKAGDFRLVLLDVTLPGRDGYEICRNIRSFSGIPIIFLTSRDTDMDELYGMTMGGDDFVRKPYNMPILLARIAALLRRSGPNTVPETKIVWEEYCLMPSRGKLCRGNQEVILTRQETLLLACLFSRPQEIIPRVDLIEELWDNQVFIDDNTLSVHMTRLRGKLKEIGGNDLIKTRYGQGYQL; encoded by the coding sequence GTGACAAAGATATTACTCATTGAAGACGACAAGGCCCTTCGCCGGGAACTGACTTATGATCTGCAGCATCATGGTTATGAAGTGACACTGGTCGATGATTTCGACCAGACGGAACAGATTTTGAAGGCAGGTGATTTCCGCCTTGTTTTGCTGGACGTCACACTTCCCGGAAGAGATGGCTATGAGATCTGCAGGAACATACGGAGTTTTTCCGGGATACCGATTATCTTTCTGACCAGCAGAGATACGGATATGGATGAACTGTACGGCATGACGATGGGCGGAGATGATTTCGTTAGAAAACCTTACAATATGCCGATTCTGCTCGCCAGGATCGCAGCACTCCTTCGGCGCAGCGGCCCCAATACCGTACCGGAGACCAAGATCGTCTGGGAGGAGTACTGCCTGATGCCCTCCAGAGGAAAGCTGTGCCGTGGGAATCAGGAAGTGATTCTGACGCGTCAGGAGACGCTGCTGCTGGCCTGTCTTTTCTCACGTCCGCAGGAAATCATTCCACGTGTGGACCTGATCGAAGAGCTCTGGGATAATCAGGTTTTTATCGATGATAATACCCTGAGTGTCCATATGACGAGACTCCGGGGAAAACTAAAGGAGATCGGCGGAAATGACCTGATCAAAACCCGTTACGGACAGGGGTATCAGCTATGA
- a CDS encoding sensor histidine kinase, with translation MNGWLYIREHSITALIQLLGLGAACFYLRALKLSWPQISPLFFTCLAFFLLYHAVHYLRRKTYFRRLALLIQNLDEKYLFTQVWKASDGYEDAAYYCLLKECTRSMLEQVETSRRNSREYREWLETYVHDMKQPISSIRLISERSKTPDGRAVLLELENMNHLLEQVLYYGRNESRSSDLLIRRVNISAILNQCLSMNKQLLIQNHVRLHLPDAAPDVYGDEKALLFLLNQIVYNAVTYLDKPEPELCFHYLVHGDFLHFYIRDNGCGIADEDLPRLFEKGFTGKNGRKNRHSTGMGLYLCKKTADRMGIRIRVDTAENIYTEVCLILPLQIPADQHQFFRK, from the coding sequence ATGAACGGATGGCTGTATATACGGGAACACTCCATCACGGCGCTCATACAGCTTCTGGGACTGGGAGCAGCCTGCTTTTATCTTCGGGCGCTGAAGCTTTCATGGCCGCAGATTTCCCCATTATTTTTCACCTGTCTGGCGTTTTTTCTACTCTATCACGCTGTCCACTACCTGCGCCGTAAAACATATTTTCGCAGGCTGGCACTCCTGATACAGAATCTGGATGAGAAATACCTGTTTACGCAGGTGTGGAAAGCATCCGACGGTTATGAGGACGCCGCGTATTACTGTCTGCTGAAAGAATGTACCAGGTCCATGCTGGAGCAGGTTGAGACAAGCCGTAGGAACAGCCGGGAATACAGGGAATGGCTGGAAACGTATGTGCATGATATGAAGCAGCCGATCTCATCCATCAGGCTGATCTCAGAACGGTCGAAAACACCGGACGGCAGGGCCGTCCTGCTGGAGCTTGAAAATATGAATCATTTGCTGGAACAGGTGCTGTACTACGGGAGAAATGAGAGCCGGAGTTCGGATTTGCTCATACGCAGGGTCAATATTTCTGCAATACTGAATCAGTGCCTGTCCATGAACAAACAGCTGCTGATACAAAATCACGTGCGTCTTCATCTGCCGGATGCGGCACCGGACGTATACGGGGATGAAAAAGCACTGTTGTTTCTGCTGAATCAGATCGTATACAATGCGGTCACGTACCTTGACAAGCCGGAACCCGAACTGTGTTTCCATTATCTGGTTCATGGAGACTTCCTTCATTTTTATATCAGGGACAACGGCTGCGGAATCGCAGACGAGGACCTGCCGCGTCTCTTTGAAAAAGGTTTTACGGGTAAAAACGGACGAAAAAACAGACATTCGACGGGAATGGGATTGTATCTGTGCAAAAAAACTGCGGACCGGATGGGAATCAGGATTCGGGTTGACACTGCTGAAAACATTTATACGGAGGTCTGCCTGATCTTACCGCTTCAGATTCCGGCGGATCAGCATCAATTCTTTCGTAAATGA
- a CDS encoding bifunctional metallophosphatase/5'-nucleotidase codes for MKTLRNYLTLAATAFMLMSVSMTPVWAEPADSGTDTSFRIEVVQTSDIHAYLTESTDKSGQTTALGMPKLKSLIDQTTAGADGALVLDSGDAFHGQSIATMADGTTAAELLGACGYDAMTSGNHDWNYGKEQLKTLEDIADANNGAKSFSILAGNVVNEDGSQFFDSEYLIKEVTKDGKTLKIGVFGVIDPRLYHATAPANVEGLTFTDMTAYSSQAAADLRSQGCQIVIGIAHCIQPAADDGISNTVSGVDLWLDGHEHMTFDSWSQNGSVLTTEAGCHLNTVYNISIACTLDDNGTMTDLAMTPNAVSAADAGSTYSADAAVQGVLDRILADQEATKNKRVGSAPEALDGVWEHVRIGETTMGRAVTSAYLLETGADIAIENAGGIRAGIDEGEVTYGEVLDVFPYGNYIVTRELTGAEVRGLLETSLKIQFANMNADIAGDYDGWPDNSGQALQVGGMTVNYTFENDEPKITDIKVGDAALSDSNVYTVAANSYLVTDAVNYPSLAEKENLHEYSACEDALANYLSQDGSVTGTDISAARMNYEKMEQAPLTLSGMKESAVLGDSGFRISVSGGTTGGEVAYASSNADAAVIDEEGNVTIQGIGNTEISAVMAGNLLYKDVSVSQTFTVTKAAEEVTPTPDPSPTPRPTVTPRPKRTVTPAVRKTTKSKSKPVKTADESSPELSLALALAGAGGIIILLRKKRKQSS; via the coding sequence ACAGCGTTCATGCTGATGTCTGTATCCATGACGCCGGTTTGGGCCGAACCGGCAGACTCAGGCACTGACACTTCTTTTCGGATAGAAGTGGTTCAAACCAGTGATATCCATGCGTACTTAACGGAATCAACGGACAAGTCCGGACAGACAACCGCTCTCGGAATGCCGAAACTGAAATCACTCATCGACCAGACAACAGCAGGAGCGGACGGGGCGCTCGTACTGGATTCCGGTGACGCCTTCCACGGCCAGTCGATTGCAACGATGGCAGACGGGACGACTGCCGCCGAACTTCTGGGCGCCTGCGGATACGATGCAATGACTTCCGGTAATCATGACTGGAATTATGGGAAAGAACAGCTGAAAACGCTGGAAGACATCGCAGATGCAAACAACGGAGCCAAGTCATTTTCCATCCTCGCCGGGAATGTCGTGAATGAGGACGGCAGTCAGTTTTTTGACAGTGAATATCTGATCAAGGAAGTGACAAAGGATGGAAAAACACTGAAAATCGGTGTGTTCGGCGTGATCGATCCGCGTTTGTATCATGCCACGGCACCGGCGAATGTGGAAGGACTTACATTTACGGATATGACGGCGTATTCGAGTCAGGCGGCAGCAGACCTGAGAAGCCAGGGATGCCAGATCGTGATAGGGATCGCACACTGCATCCAGCCTGCGGCAGATGACGGGATTTCCAATACCGTATCCGGAGTGGACCTGTGGCTTGACGGGCATGAGCATATGACATTTGATTCCTGGTCTCAGAACGGAAGCGTTCTGACCACGGAAGCCGGATGCCACCTGAATACGGTATATAATATTTCCATCGCCTGTACCCTGGATGATAACGGAACGATGACAGATCTTGCGATGACGCCGAATGCCGTCTCCGCAGCCGATGCAGGCAGTACATACAGCGCTGACGCCGCGGTACAGGGGGTGCTGGACAGAATCCTGGCAGATCAGGAAGCGACGAAAAACAAACGTGTCGGAAGTGCACCGGAAGCGCTTGACGGTGTCTGGGAGCATGTGCGGATCGGTGAGACCACGATGGGACGCGCCGTCACCAGCGCGTATCTGCTGGAGACGGGAGCAGACATCGCCATCGAGAATGCAGGAGGCATACGGGCCGGTATTGACGAGGGTGAGGTGACTTACGGTGAGGTTCTGGACGTTTTCCCGTATGGGAATTATATCGTCACAAGAGAGCTGACCGGCGCAGAAGTCCGCGGACTTCTGGAAACTTCACTGAAGATTCAGTTTGCCAACATGAACGCAGACATCGCAGGTGACTATGACGGATGGCCCGACAACAGCGGTCAGGCGCTTCAGGTCGGCGGCATGACGGTAAACTATACCTTCGAGAATGACGAGCCGAAGATCACGGATATCAAAGTGGGGGATGCCGCTCTTTCCGATTCAAATGTCTACACCGTTGCCGCTAACAGCTATCTGGTAACAGACGCGGTCAATTACCCGTCACTGGCAGAAAAGGAGAATCTGCATGAATACAGCGCGTGTGAGGATGCGCTTGCAAACTATCTCAGCCAGGACGGCTCTGTCACAGGCACCGATATATCAGCGGCCCGCATGAATTACGAGAAGATGGAACAGGCCCCGCTGACTTTGAGCGGCATGAAGGAATCTGCCGTATTGGGTGACAGTGGATTCAGGATCAGTGTATCAGGGGGGACAACCGGGGGCGAGGTCGCGTACGCAAGCTCCAATGCGGATGCAGCCGTGATTGATGAAGAGGGAAATGTGACCATTCAGGGGATCGGAAACACGGAGATCTCAGCAGTTATGGCAGGGAATCTGCTTTATAAAGATGTCAGCGTATCACAGACATTTACAGTAACAAAGGCAGCAGAGGAAGTGACACCAACCCCGGATCCGAGCCCAACCCCTAGGCCGACGGTAACCCCGAGACCGAAGAGGACAGTGACTCCGGCAGTCAGAAAAACGACTAAAAGCAAAAGCAAACCGGTAAAAACCGCAGACGAATCATCTCCGGAGCTTTCTCTTGCATTGGCGCTTGCGGGTGCGGGAGGAATCATAATATTACTCCGCAAAAAAAGAAAACAGTCCTCATAA
- a CDS encoding ABC transporter permease yields the protein MYVKLALRNVKRSIGDYAIYVLTLTLSITLIFAYNALLFSDAIVSFSQLMRPMMSILVCVTLIVVLILGWLIAYITQFIFEQRSREFACYMTMGMERRTMSRLFLAEQLVIGGAALLIGILIGNFFYFTLSQVIFRMFDREYYMDLSFQLPAIALTIVCFLLMFFCSLLRQRNILKKIQVKELMSYERKNEVPQKKRNISRSGRLLLDIAVGILGLFSLYLAFTLRVEALGGFGNLALMAVGVLLQGIGLMLFYRDLSEGILEQYRKNPKRRLHRLNIFFYRQLTGRLKTNGRQMGVISILLLFTLLGLGGASFMANSYQRNLARHSPFDVEVAEIYGELDTETCREFVRRRSDVTSEHSYHIYMLRDSELIAETLDKKQPVMEGYESFGEEQNKDRCILLSDYNKLREMLGRNPLKLNSDEYFVQTDEEYYADKFRENPGELRTGGKVYRLREIYQEDFAQDMINRSGFGTNTLLVLPDEAVSKIEPYSQCYMAMVRDRDNTDYQQELTDLLESGNDHDGASFIVTYTYAGQKNELQAIYMMTAFICCYAAFICIFICAAILSVQLLSSSRKYRYQYDQLRRMGTSEREIRGLIRRQTAVYFLLPMGLPFFFLILYMAGIGFAFPVYRDMMFGSFIGANGIFLLVYGCYLVITCLQYQKNVLKDTRKYHLRELTER from the coding sequence ATGTACGTTAAATTAGCACTGCGGAATGTAAAACGCAGCATTGGGGACTACGCGATCTACGTATTGACACTGACACTGAGCATCACGCTGATCTTTGCCTATAACGCACTGCTGTTTTCGGATGCTATTGTCTCCTTCAGCCAGCTGATGCGTCCGATGATGAGTATTCTGGTGTGTGTGACGTTAATCGTCGTTCTGATCTTAGGATGGCTGATCGCCTATATCACTCAGTTCATCTTTGAACAGCGCAGCAGGGAATTTGCCTGTTATATGACCATGGGTATGGAACGCAGGACCATGAGCCGGCTCTTTCTTGCGGAGCAGCTGGTGATCGGAGGGGCAGCGCTCCTCATTGGGATTCTCATCGGAAACTTCTTTTATTTTACCCTGAGTCAGGTGATTTTCAGAATGTTTGACCGGGAGTATTATATGGATCTCTCATTTCAGCTTCCAGCCATCGCCCTGACCATCGTGTGCTTCCTGCTGATGTTTTTCTGTTCACTGCTCAGGCAGAGAAATATACTGAAAAAAATACAGGTCAAAGAGCTGATGTCTTATGAGCGAAAGAATGAAGTCCCTCAGAAAAAACGGAACATAAGCAGGAGCGGACGGCTGTTGCTTGACATTGCAGTCGGTATACTGGGACTTTTCAGCCTTTACCTTGCCTTTACGCTCCGTGTTGAAGCCCTGGGTGGATTCGGGAATCTTGCCCTGATGGCGGTGGGAGTCCTTCTGCAGGGAATCGGCCTGATGCTCTTCTACAGGGACCTGTCAGAGGGAATTCTGGAACAGTACAGGAAAAACCCAAAACGCAGGCTGCACCGTCTGAATATCTTCTTTTACCGGCAGCTGACAGGCAGGCTGAAAACGAACGGCAGGCAGATGGGCGTGATCTCCATTTTGCTTCTGTTTACCCTGCTGGGGCTCGGAGGGGCGTCGTTTATGGCGAATTCCTATCAGCGAAACCTCGCCAGACATTCCCCGTTTGACGTGGAGGTGGCGGAGATTTACGGTGAGCTGGATACAGAAACCTGCCGGGAATTTGTCCGCCGTCGCAGCGACGTGACTTCAGAGCACAGCTACCATATCTATATGCTGCGCGACAGTGAATTGATCGCAGAAACTCTGGACAAAAAGCAGCCCGTCATGGAGGGATATGAAAGCTTTGGTGAAGAACAGAACAAAGACCGCTGTATCCTCCTGTCGGACTACAATAAGCTGAGAGAGATGCTTGGCAGAAATCCCCTTAAACTGAATTCCGATGAATATTTCGTTCAGACGGACGAAGAGTACTATGCGGATAAGTTCCGCGAAAACCCTGGAGAACTGCGGACTGGCGGAAAGGTATACCGCCTGAGGGAGATTTATCAGGAAGATTTCGCACAGGATATGATCAACCGGAGTGGATTTGGCACCAATACACTGCTCGTCCTTCCGGACGAGGCTGTCAGTAAGATCGAACCGTATTCCCAGTGCTATATGGCGATGGTGCGGGACAGAGACAATACGGATTACCAGCAGGAACTCACGGACCTTCTGGAATCAGGGAATGACCATGATGGCGCCAGCTTTATCGTCACTTACACGTATGCCGGACAGAAAAATGAGCTTCAGGCTATTTACATGATGACCGCGTTTATCTGTTGTTACGCCGCATTTATCTGCATCTTCATCTGCGCCGCGATTCTGTCCGTACAGCTTTTGAGCAGCAGCAGAAAATATCGCTACCAGTATGATCAGCTGAGAAGGATGGGGACCTCAGAACGTGAGATACGGGGACTGATTCGGAGACAGACCGCCGTATACTTCTTGCTGCCGATGGGACTGCCGTTCTTCTTTCTGATACTCTATATGGCGGGAATCGGTTTTGCCTTTCCGGTCTACCGGGATATGATGTTCGGTTCCTTTATCGGGGCCAATGGGATCTTTCTGCTCGTATACGGATGCTATCTCGTGATTACCTGTCTGCAATATCAGAAAAATGTATTGAAAGATACAAGGAAATATCATCTGCGTGAACTGACAGAGCGGTAA